The Puntigrus tetrazona isolate hp1 chromosome 13, ASM1883169v1, whole genome shotgun sequence genome contains the following window.
AAACCAAGGAGAGACGAAATATGAGCACAACTAACAAAGGTTAGATATAATTAAGTAATGAATGCTATgatttaaacaatataaagtcatacagtatgttttaaaagaaatgaatgctggTATACATGCTACATTTGACATGTTCATATAATTCGCAATGtggtttatttcattcatttttgttatttgaattTTGGTTTTCTTCTTGTCTGGTCCCTGTTACCTGAGTTCTGCTGGACTGCAGCGCTGCCCGGGCGAAGAAGGCCATGGCCACAAGCAGAACGCCTCCTATCAAGCTGTGGCAGATGAACACTACCTCCATGTTCGTCATGGTCATCTGTGAGACAAAATGAGAGTTTCTtttcaaacacaaaatgcaCATACATACTTTCTCATTGGTTGAAAATAAACCCCTCTATCAGTCTCCTATCTGGATTTATCTTCCTTATAaccatgtttttcatttaaaattaaatattaataataaaaatcctcACATAATGTTGTTCAGCATAAAGTTCCTCCTCTTCTGTTTGATTGTCACTTGCATGATAAAAGTGCATGTAATGGATATTAGCAATTGTTCTGGAGAAGCCCGCCACAGCAGTCACCACTCCAATGACTGAGATGATACTCAGAGCAAGGCTGGCTGTGATCTGTGAGCAATCAACATATAAATCAACTGAGGATTTATTTACACTGAGTGTAAATAATTAGTTgttagcatttttttctccGTTTTCAAATCTCACAAAGGGAGGCATAGAGGGGAACtcaaggaaaggaaaggaagacAAGGAAGTGGATGTGTGATGGTAACAGGGCATGGCAAAGAGCAGGCAGGTAGGAGGGGTGAtgatgggctgggctctgggTCTGGCTGTGTTCTCAATCAGAAGCAGATGCTCCCCAGACACTGGATGACTGCCTCCCTCCAGCACAGGGGTAAGGGGGTTTAAGGGGCCATCCCAGTTCTTGCATGGCCAGCATGCTCACCAGACACGTCACCCATTGAGCATGTTTGGGATGTTCTGGACAACGTGTTCCAGTTCCTGCAGGTATACAGCAACCTTTCACAGCCATCGAAGAGGAGTGGACCAAGATTTCACAGGCCACAATCAAAAACCTGATCAAATCTATGCGAAGAAGACAAAGCAAATGGTGGCAACACCAACTACTGACTGGTTTTTGGACGCTCCCCCAGACCTACCCAATACATTAAAACTTGGTCTTTTATTGTGGCCCTTTTATTAAGTCACACCTGTGCAAAAATCATGATGTCTAATCAGCATCTTGACATGCCACACCTGTGAGGTGGAAGTGCTCACTAAGAGATTTAGACAACATCCAAGAGAAATAGGCCTTTGGTTGGACAGGCAGGATCACACATAGGGATGTAGAGAccagagacaaacacaaaataaataggaGGACTGTTGAGAGTAATGAATAACACGTACCTGAAAACCAATGACAATAATcatacagagacagaaagatcaAACAGAGCACATGGGAACAGAAACACGACAAAGAGACCATGGTGTGGGACACGAGAACTTTCTCACGCAGTGAAACATGGCTATACAGACACTTACCATCTTTTTGGAGGGATTACGCTCAGACAGTATATACAGAAGACCACAGACAAAGAACTGCAAGAAATGTAGTGTACATTTAGTAAAAACATTGATGATAAGATTTATGATAAGACACATCAGATGAGGCATGTTACACATATTGCTGTTTACTGTCACTGTCAGGGACTATTTCCTCCAGGggaattattacatttacatttgaatacaGTAACAAATGTGTTGTGTGGTaaccattttataaaagcagtgAACCCTGTGAAGCtgtggtttacagtgaatttagaACAGCTAAGAGGCATTTCACAGCTTTagatatatttactgtaaatcacAGCTTCTTGGGTCTTACTGCTTTAACTGAACTCTGAACAAGGCTTGAGCGTATCAGAGAAAAGAGACTAAATGTGTGGAGACATGGACCAGCACTGAAAAGATCATTCACTTACTATGAAAGGAGTTCAATTCATTGATATTCAGTGACTGCAGCTCAAGGTGATGTTAGTTTGAATAAATTGTTTCTCTATTTTTCTGGTTATTTCTCTGTTATGTCTTGCAGTGTTGCTTTGTCCCATCGACAGTGTTAGAattattactgttaattaaACTGAAGTTATTTGGTTACTGACACCATACATTTTTCACAcattctttgtttttgcagtgacTTCATTGTCGAGAAACACAAGGCTAGTAATGGCTAGTAAATCTCTTAAAGGCTTTCAAGGCAAATATAGACAAAAGAGAACATACCCAGAAACCAAGCCAGTATGGGGTGGACTGCTCCTCTGAGATGGGTGCTTCTGATTCTGCATTCATGGGTATTGCAAACATGAACAGACCTATACCCATTATCACTAGGACAACCTTACACAAGGTATATGAAAATGGACAAAACAAATCAGTAAAAATCAATATTCAATATCAATATTGCTCAGGTAGTTTTCACTTTGGGAGGGAAACCGCAATGGACAAATACAGAGACACCTGGTGAAAACCGGTTTGTTACACACTGCAATATCTATGAAGTTTTGAgtcaaaaatacacacatgcttGTTCTTCTTCTTAAGTATAAGAAAGTCTATGTGTATTCTCCCTGTATAAGTGTGTTAAAGCGTGTGGAGATGAATATCCCTACAGAAAGTAAGTATGAAAACTAAATGTCTTCTGAGACACATTCACTCGGGTAAAAGAGTGACAACTAGCTCTGGATTCTGCTGCAGTGCATGAACATTGAACAACATGTTAATTATAGAAGAATGAGCAGCATTGAgttgggtttgtgtgtgttgtgtgtctcACTCCAATGCTCTTGGGTTGTCCTCTAAGGAAGCGGTGCACAGGTTTATTGCCGCCCGTCACGGTGGTAATGGCCTCTGGTTGATCCTCCACCATCACTACAGCACAAATCACAGTCGAAGTTACTGTTATATTAACAGTATTATTCTAGAATGCTTTCAGATAATAATAGTAGTATGTTATTAGCTTGAAGCTGACACTACTTTTTAGACTTATCTGTCGGACATTAATGCTGCAAAAGCACTGAAGTGATGCTTAAAACCTTCCTCCTATATCATCATAGACTGAGTCCATTCTCTTGCAGTCAATTTCAAGCCATACTccacatttattcaaaaacaagtCTACACTTCAGCAAAATGTTAGATGTGACGATCATATTAAGTGGCATGcaaataatcataatcaaatCAGTAAGTGCTAAAAGATCAGCTAGAAAGCTTGTTACATACCTGCATGTGTCTGTGACAGAAGAACGAAGATGAAAACAATGCTGTTGTGCAACAGCCCAGAAACGAGAAacatgagaagaaaaaaagggggAGGGAAGAACTGGGCGACCACTACAGGATGTTTGGGAAAAGAGGTCAAATCTGAACCAAATGCTCAGAAAGAAGGAACAATGGTTAACTTcatgaagagaaagaaagagcagagcTGTGAAGCACATCTCAGTGCTGTAAGACATTGCTCAACTCAGTTTTCAGAATATTCAGAATATTATAAAGAAACATTAGCGAGAGAGAAACTGTTAGAAAGAAAGGAATGGAATGTAAAAGGTCCCAAAAGATAACAGCTGGTTCATATGATAAACTAATTGAAACCAGATGTATCTCTGCTTTACTGAGCTGCAAgtctcatttacattttcatatgttCAGATAAAGCCTACTTTGAAACAcgtttttttggtgttttttattCTCATTGATACAGAGAGTGAGCGTCCCCAGAATTCCAGCTTCTTTTCTCATCACATGCCAGTGTGTTCATGCTCCTCTCTGCTTCTTTCCCAAGACCACTCTTAGTGTGTTTAGTGCAATATACTGTCTCAATCTACAAcccataaatgtaaaagttttttcttcATGGACGAGGGATTTTCAATGACTACTtcacaaaacactaaaaaacagGCAGGTAAATGATTAGACATCatttgttgtatatttaaggAGCGCCAGACgagaatataacataaatagtcttttaatcttctacacacacaaaataaacaatatagttgcaggcagacaggcagaaacaaaaccccataCTAAAGAAGACCGGGcaaaatgaactgaaacacacagggaataaatacacaaagtaactGACTACATtaatgagacacacctgaagacaatgatacaattaacagaggAACGGAAAGCACATAgaacatgaaaacacaaaacaagaatccaaagacgtgacaagatgttataataacaaattattatttttgcaaatgcacCGTACAATGTTTCTATGAGACAATGTCACTGCTTAAAATTTAAGCATCTATATATTCAGGGCTTAAGTTGTGAAATATCTAACTAGTATGTGTCATATTCATTCCATGTGTTAgctgatattaataaatgaacatcAGGGGCTGGTCACATAAACACAGCCATTATCAATTAAAGTCAGTGGAGGATGAATGTTGCATATAATAAGTTTTAGTAAGACAGTCTAAATTGCAAAGAAAATTGAGATGCAGTACAACaatgcaaataacaaaaaaagcttaaacAACATTAAGAGTAAAAATGCgtgttattatataaatatgcatataaaatactttttttttgtaaatataaagaatGATCAAATTGCTAAGAAATTCTGTGTTGTTGTAAACTACAACTAAAGTCCTTTCATCTTCCACCCTTCTGGACACCAGCCTCAAACTTGGAACCTTGGAACATCCTGGCTTGactgctcctgtctgctgagaggttggtttgtttgtagctccgtgtagcttcgcttttcaatttatcacctcttctctagcgatcaaatataatttaactgtctagatatcgttgatactatcaaattaatctaactaattagacagCTGTTAGTTcgctcgctttaatctaaaactcggcggtgagttagtactcgttagccgattcactttcgctcccacccgcgttttcgcgcctattgtgggctttttccgctcctgttcatttgttcctcgcgctcgttcgctccgttttcacaagctcatcaaaacaagagtggtaagtgaatccttacgatgagtaaatggcttctccctgcatcgtcacttgcaccgtctgtcacatgtatagtttatccttctctgttagcgatcagggattcacgtgtgataaatgcagggaaatagctaggctgacagagaaggttttagaattagagacacgtatccaaactttaattgaggacagtaagaatgcgagggctgtagatactgctttggatgcgactagtacagtgactcatgtacattgttcggttccagcctcagagcccgtgcagcagggcaattgggtgaccgtcaggcgggctagtcgcgggtcaaaacaccgctcatccgttccgatcagaacatcaaacaggttctccccactcagtgacgcacccactgagaaacctgatcaaagtgctctagtaattggcgattctattgtacggaacgtgaaaatggagaccagccaccgtagtccaatgcttaccgggagccagagcgtctgacatcttgtcaaatttaaaagtgctggctaatgctaaacgtaagtttcgtaagattgttattcacatcggcgctaatgatgttcgacttcgccagttggagatcactaaaaataatattaaagaggtgtgtgaatttgcaagcacaatgtcggacaatgtaatatgctccggtcccctccctgcttaccggggtgatgagatttacagcagactgctgggtctcaatggctggatgtctaagtggtgtccatgagaacaacataggctttatagacaattggatgagtttctggggcagacctgacctgttaaaaagagatggtcttcatccctcttggggtggtgctgctcttctatctagaaatatggcatatagtcttatagctccaacatgaccaactagtgcccaggtcaggaagcagacagaccagctaaaccgaccgtctgctagctgcctcacgtcacagaaggcagttaattctcagcacatagagactctttcacctagatatcacactatagagactgtgtctgttccccatattagaatatgcagagaacgtccaaacctaatcaaaagcaataatttaattaatgtccaacaaattaaaactacctataattcaaataagcaaatgataaaacttggctcgctaaatattagatcactttccacaaaagcactttatatatatgatttgatcaaagatcagaacctagatttgctttgtttgacagaaacctggctaaaaccagatgattatattacgctaaatgaatctaccccccaaaattactgctataaaaatgagccacgtttaaaaggtaaagggggaggcgttgctacaatttataacaatattcttagtacttctcagagggcaggctttaagtataactcatttgaggttttggtgctgcatataacattatctacagaatcatgtgctagtgataaatcttctgtcatgtttgtactggctactgtatacaggccaccaggacacagcacagatttcatcaaagaatttgctgattttctaactgagttagtactggccacagataaagtcttaattgttggcgattttaatatccatgttgataatgaaaaagactcattaggatcagctttcttagacattctgaactctgttggggttagacaacatgtctttggacctactcattgtcgaaatcatactctagacctaatactgtcacatggaatagatgttaaaatggttgaagttctgcagcaaagtgatgacatttcagatcactatctagtcttgtgtgaactctgtatagttaaatctgtaaactctgcaccttattacaagtatggtagaaccatcacttccaccacaaaagaaagctttctaagtaatcttcctgacttatctcaattccttagctcatccaatacgacgcaaaaacttgatgatataacagaaactatgcactctcttttttctagcactttagatacagttgctcctttgcacttaaaaaagatgaaagaaaacaatctgactccatggtataatgaaaacacacgcaccctaaagagagcagcccggaaaatggagcgcaggtggagaaaaactcaattagaagtattttgtattgcctggcgggagagtatgctgtcatacagaaaagcattaaaaattgcaagatctgattattttcatCCTGTGACGGCTTTTAGAAGTGGTAATATACCCGTATCACCTTTTTCACACACACCACattttgtaaatcatgtttatttatggtttagttTAACTTTCTTGTCAGTTGCATTTAATCACATAAGCATACATGATTTATAACTTcaggtttcatttataacatacattgttactgatttggagtgcacacaaattagttgctttgtatgaatttactttactttctaTTTTGAGTTGATTACCATCAGAGATTGTCAGGCCCAAGTACTTCAACTATGGTGTGATGGAAATTAGAGTCCGGTGGAAACTGGGAATTTAAAGGCAAACGGGTTCCTGACGTACTTTCGAGAGATCCGGGGACGAGCAAGAAAGGAAAAATTACTGATTTTATCttatatttagttgtctatttgttgtttggttatgggttaggttctttggggatgatttagtgtttctttgtgctaggtttatctttttgatttgattcatctTGTTAAATGTAAGTATTGTTGATTTCCCTCTaatttgtaatgggcccatctttctctttataagctgttgtgttgtccatttttggtggctttttgtttttggtctgtttctgtctgtctggtttGTTGTGTAAAGTTACTTTcttgagtttaattaaaagggtttttttctgGTGATGGTGTTCCTTGTCTTTGACCTCTCGGTCCTCACATaggtgtcagaagtgggataTTCCCCAGTCaacctgttttatttcttttttttgccccACTGGCtgttttgttactgttatgagccGTCTTAAAGAAAGAATACCAAAGCACCTCCCCTgagcaagaggaagaaaaaattGACTTTTGTGGTGGAAGGAGTTGAAAGGGGCAAGGCAACTGGAGATCAGGATATCTCAGTGAATGAGTTGGCAAATTTACTGGGCCCATATGGCAGATGGATGGCCAGAGGCCACAAGAAAGCAGGAGCAGGCAGCTCAGGATTCGCTTTAAGGCTTTGCAGCACCAGTTCAGTCTTTTGCAGTTGAAGGTCCAGGCACGAACCTCGCCTAATCCTTCCTCTCCAAATCTTCCCTTACCTGATACAGGCCAAGAGGGCCCTGATGTGGATTTGGCAGTTTCTGATGGACACTCTGAGGTGTCTGTTCCTCAGCGAAGTTGTAATCCAGTGGAGGGCAGTATAGGTCCACCATTGTCTCAGATACCTCGACTGGAGAAGCTGAGCGACACGGATGATGTAGAACATTTTTTAGTTACCTTCGAAAGAATTGATTGCCTGTAGGTGGACCAGAACTGATTGGGTTTGGCATTTAATCCTCTACTGACTGGTAAAGCAAGAGCCGCTTATGTCAACATGGATCTGAATGAATCTATTGACTATGATAGAGTGAAGTGTGCTATCTTAAAGAAATATGATGTCAGTGTTGAAACTTACAGACAAAAGTTCCGTTCCCTGACAGTAGATCCAACAGAGAGCCCAAAAGAGCTTTACAACCGGCTCAAAGAACTCTTTTTTCAAAGTGGATCCAGCCTAAAAGGAAAACATGGAGGAGGTGAGTGAAATAATCATTCTGGAGCAATATCTGAGAATGTTGTCTTCTGAACTCCAGGTGTGGGTTCGAGAAAGGGATCCCAGAACAGCACTGGAAGCAGCATCCTTGGCAGAGGTGTTTGTTGCtgccagaggaaaaaaataagccGTGGGCTTGAAACTACAATGATCGCTGTTCTTCTGATGTGCCTCACTGCCAAGAAGGTAGAGGGGTCTGGTAAGCAGATATGGGAAAAAGTGCTGCCCTAACTTAAATTTTGCTTCTAAACGACCTCCCATATGTTACCTGTGTGGCCAAGAAGGGCATACAAAGCCAAATTGTCCAAAGGTATCAGCTCAGTTTACACAGCTATGCCTAGTACCCGGGAGGGAGGCAAAAAGACCCCAATTCCACTGAGAACTGTAAATGTAGAGATAAATGGTGAGAAATTGACTGCTTTGGTTGACACCGGCAGTGACAAGACTTTGTGAGAAGAGAATTTATACCGCCTCTTTAATTAGCACAGTGGGCAGATTACCTATTTGCTGTGTGCATGGGGACGAGATTGTTACCTACCGCCAGTGTTTATGTGAAGATAGGGGACCAGACCTATCTGGTGGAGGTGGGGGTGACTGATAACTTGTCTTCCCTGTGATTCTGGGCCGGGATATACCAGTATTGTTGGAGTTGTTAATCAGTACAGCAGTGCCAGATGGTCTCGAGCAAAGGCGAACCAGTCAGAGGAGATTGGGCACACACTAAGCACTTTGCCTTTTTCAATGAGGAGATTGAGGCTGGAGTGCCAAAGAGGAGAAAGACTAAAATGGAAAAGAGACAAGAAAAGGTAAAATATGCTGCTCGTACAGTACCTGAAAATACACTTTCTAACTTGCCTGTGAACTTTCAGATACCCACTAACATCATTCAGCTGCAGCAGGAAGACTGTAGTCTCACCGAGTGCTTTGCTAGAGCTGCAGGTGAAAGGGAAAGACCGCTAAAGGACGGTGCAGCCAGGTATGTGATAATGAAGGGGTTGTCTATCGAGAAATCGGGGCCCAGAGACAATTGGTGGTTCCACAGTGTGTTCGAGAGAGGGTGTTACATCTTAGCCACTCTATTCCTTGGGCTGGCCACCTAAGAACAAGACAACTGCGAgaatcaaaaagtattttttctggCCTGGTTTGAATGTAGATGTGGCTAACTTTTGTAAAAGCTGTCCTGTCTGTCAGAATTTCTCTCAAGCGTCCGTCAGCACCATTACAACCGCTTCCCCTTATTGGTACTCCATTTGAAAGACTTGGAATGGATGTTGTTGGTCCTCAGATGAGTCGCTCTGGGAACCGCTTTGATGTTGGTGATAACTGACTATGCCACCAGATACCCAGAGGTATTTCATTAAAATCCGTGAAGGCAAAATCAGTAGCTACGTCCTTGGTTCAGTTATTTTCCAGGGTAGGATTTCCTGCAGAAATTCTAACTGACCAGGAACAAACTTTATGTCTACCCTGTTGAAGCAGGTTTACCAGCTACTGGGAATCAAGAGTCTGCCACCCCTTCATCCTCAAACCGATGGGTTGACTGAGATTCAATCAGACtttgaaacaaatgtttaagtTTGTCAGTGAGACTGGTCGGGATTGGGACCAATGGTTGCCCTACCTGCTATTTGCATATCGGGAAGTCCCACAGGCTTCTACGGGGTTTTCACCTTTTGAATTGTTGTATGGCCATGACATCAGGGGCCCGTTAGCTTTGCTACAGGAGATGTGGGCGGGAGGTTCTGGAAAAGATCCCCTAATGTGGTCTCCTACGTTATACAAATGAGGGAAAAGTTGCAGGACATGACTGCTTTGGCCCAGAATCATTTGGCAGAAGCCAAGGAACAGCAGAAAACCTGGTATGATCCTCTGGCTCGAGAAAGAAATCTGGAGGTCGGGGAAAGGTACTTGTCATGTTGCCCAGTCAAGAGAGTAAACTGTTAGCCAAATGGCAGGGTCCTTATGAAATTAAGAAACGCCTGGGTCCTACAACATATGAAGTCCGAATACCTGGTCAGTTTTCCAGTCGTATTTTGCATGTTAACCTATTGAAAGAGTGGGTTCCCTGCTCTGAAAAAGCACAGTCCTCATGATTCGCTTATGGTAGAGGAAGAATTAGAGGAGCAGTATCTCCCACAGCCAGTTCCTGGAAATCTTGGGCTAATCATCTAACAGCTTCCCAGAAAACACAGGTACAATCTCTCTTTACTTCAAAAGTATTTTCAGAATACCCGGCTTTACACGCCTAATTGAGCATGATGTAGTGCTGAAGCCTGGTGCTGTGGTGAAACGCCAGAGTTATAGAATTCCTGAACGGTTCCAGGCGACTTTGCAAGAGGAGGTGGACCTTATGTCTCCGTCTGAACATTATTGAGCCGTCAAACAGTGAGTGGTGTCATCCCATAGTCCTTGTCTTTGACCTCTCGGTCCCTCACACATccctttagaagaaaacaaacacaacccccggtatttattcagtatagtaactaaattaacaaaaaattaaacgTCAACAGATGCTAACattagctgcaatgagttcatgaatttctttacttctacgattgataccatcagagataaaattgtaactatgcagccgtcaactacagtttcacatcagttagtgagctttagatcccctaaggaaaaattacactctttctctattataggagaagaagacttgtacaaacttgttaaatcatctaaaccagcaacatgtatgttagaccctattccatctaaactattaaaatatttgcttccagaagtcatagatcctattttgaacattattaattcatcattgtcattaggttatgttcccaaaaccttcaaactggctgtagttaagcctcttattaagaaaccacatcttgatcccaaagactaaattacttttttgtaaattactgaccaatctctaatctcccttttctgtcaaagatactagaaaaggtagtatcctcacaacggtattccttttttttaaaccgtgccatagtactgagactgctctcatcagagttactaatgacctgcttctatcatctgatcatggttttatctcgttattagtgctattagatcttagcgcagcattcgatactatcgatcacaacattctcttggatagactagaaaactatgttggcattagaggaagtgccttagcatggtttaaatcatatctatctgaccgctatcagtttgtagcattaaatgaggaggtatcatatcaatcacaagtgaaatatggagttcctcaaggctcagtgctaggaccgtcacttttcaacctgtacatgttacctctgggagatattatcaggagtcatggtgttagctttcactgctatgctgatgatactcagctctatatttcagcgcagcctggtgatacacaccaaactgagaatctaacagaatgcatagtcgatataaaaaactggatgatgagtaacttcctaatgctaaattctaaaaaaaaacaggtgctaataattggacctaaaaaccccacatataataatctagaacacagcctatcacttgatggctgctctgttaattcttcatcatcagttaggaacctaggtgtgctgtttgaccacaatctttccttcgaaaatcatgtttctagcatctgtaaaactgcgtttttccatcttaaaaatatatctaaattacgacctatgctttcaacctctaatgcagaaatattaattcatgcgtttacgaccttgaggttagattattgtaatgctttattgggtggttgttctgcacgcttaataaacaaacttcagctagtccaaaacgcagcagccagagtccttactagaactaggaagtatgatcatattagcccggttctgtcaacactgcactggctccatatcaaacatcggatagattttaaaatcttattaattacctataaagccctgaatggtttatctcctcaatacttgagcgagctcttatcacattatagtcctgcacgtccgctgcgttctcaaaactctggccatttgataatacctagaatatcaaaaacaaCTCatgcggcagatcattttcctatctagcacctaaactctggaacaatctccctaactctgttcgtga
Protein-coding sequences here:
- the si:ch1073-291c23.2 gene encoding membrane-spanning 4-domains subfamily A member 8, with product MFLVSGLLHNSIVFIFVLLSQTHAVMVEDQPEAITTVTGGNKPVHRFLRGQPKSIGVVLVIMGIGLFMFAIPMNAESEAPISEEQSTPYWLGFWFFVCGLLYILSERNPSKKMITASLALSIISVIGVVTAVAGFSRTIANIHYMHFYHASDNQTEEEELYAEQHYMTMTNMEVVFICHSLIGGVLLVAMAFFARAALQSSRTQAVVVMRNLPSAE